The following proteins are co-located in the Aquarana catesbeiana isolate 2022-GZ linkage group LG02, ASM4218655v1, whole genome shotgun sequence genome:
- the LOC141126443 gene encoding olfactory receptor 52K1-like, which translates to MLHVPNISFHMPSVFLLVGIPGLQEGAVWTSIFFCFLYVLAILGNGIILYVIKTEKSLHTPMYFFLSMLALNDLAFPSSTLPKTLAIFWLNDGLIDATSCLTQMFFVHCLAVIESGILASMAYDRFVAICFPLRYNSVLTYALLEKIALVILARAVVVIVPIPVLVGHLQYCGDNIVLHSYCDHMAVVNVACGDTQIDNVYGLALSLSITGFDLLFIGLSYALILRAIFKMPSREARHKAVGTCGSHICVIIVAYLLGIFSYVTYRFGKKTIPHTVHIFLANVYIVFPSFMNPFIYGVRTKQIRRRVLHIVTHQLNTCRFSY; encoded by the coding sequence ATGCTCCATGTTCCTAATATTAGTTTCCACATGCCCTCAGTGTTCCTCCTGGTTGGGATCCCGGGATTGCAAGAAGGAGCTGTCTGGACATCTATCTTCTTCTGTTTCCTTTATGTCCTGGCTATTCTGGGAAATGGAATCATATTGTATGTAATAAAAACCGAAAAAAGCCTCCATACCCCCATGTATTTCTTTCTTTCCATGCTTGCCCTCAATGATTTAGCCTTCCCCAGCTCTACTTTGCCAAAAACTCTGGCAATTTTCTGGCTGAACGATGGTCTTATTGATGCCACCAGCTGTCTGACACAAATGTTCTTTGTCCACTGTCTGGCAGTCATTGAGTCAGGGATCCTGGCCTCTATGGCATATGACCGCTTTGTGGCCATCTGTTTCCCACTGAGATACAATTCTGTCCTAACCTACGCCCTTCTGGAAAAGATTGCACTTGTTATTCTGGCCAGAGCAGTTGTGGTCATCGTCCCCATTCCAGTTCTAGTAGGACATTTGCAGTACTGCGGTGACAATATTGTCCTACATTCATACTGTGATCACATGGCCGTGGTCAATGTGGCATGTGGAGACACACAGATTGACAATGTTTATGGATTAGCGCTGTCACTTTCCATCACCGGTTTTGACTTGCTGTTTATTGGCCTTTCCTACGCCTTGATCCTACGAGCCATCttcaagatgccctccagggaggCTCGGCACAAAGCAGTAGGAACCTGTGGCTCTCATATCTGTGTAATCATAGTTGCCTACCTGCTGGGAATCTTCTCCTACGTCACCTACAGGTTTGGAAAAAAGACCATCCCCCATACTGTCCATATCTTCCTGGCCAACGTTTACATTGTATTTCCATCTTTCATGAATCCGTTCATCTACGGGGTGAGGACCAAGCAAATTAGACGGCGAGTTCTGCATATTGTTACTCACCAACTAAACACATGCCGTTTTTCCTATTGA